The Paraburkholderia caffeinilytica genome segment TTGTCGCCGTCGTCGAGGAAGCGGATGAGGTTGCGCAGCTTGACGTTGTAATCGCCGTCATCGGTGCCCGGGCGGAATTTGACTTCCTTGACCTGGACGATCTTCTGCTTCAGCTTGGCCTCGTGTTGCTTCTTCGCTTCCGAGTACTTGAACTTGCCGTAATCCATCAAACGGCAAACCGGCGGAACCGCTTGCGGAGCGATTTCGACCAGATCCACATCTTGCTGTTCCGACATGCGGAACGCATCAGCGAGTTTCACGATGCCGAGCGGTTCGTTCTCGACGCCGACCAGACGCACCTCGGGTGCTGTAATTTCACCGTTGATGCGGTGCGCAGACTTATCAGTAGCGATGTTACGTTTCCTCTAAAAATTAAAAAAACGAGCCGGGCTGCCAAGTGGTTCAGTTGAACGACTGCACGTCCTGGCGCAGACGCTCAATGAAGGCGTCGAGGGGCATCACGCCCAGATCGACACCACCACGGGCACGCACGGCTACCGTTTGGGCTTCACGCTCTTTATCGCCGACCACGAGCAGGTACGGCACCTTTTCTAGCGTGTGCTCCCGTATTTTATAGCTAATCTTCTCGTTGCGCAAATCGGCCTCGACTCTAACCCCTTGTTTTTGCAACGATTGGGCTAGCGACTGTGCATATTCGGCCTGACTTTCCGC includes the following:
- the infC gene encoding translation initiation factor IF-3; translation: MATDKSAHRINGEITAPEVRLVGVENEPLGIVKLADAFRMSEQQDVDLVEIAPQAVPPVCRLMDYGKFKYSEAKKQHEAKLKQKIVQVKEVKFRPGTDDGDYNVKLRNLIRFLDDGDKTKITLRFRGREMAHQEIGMRMLERLRTDLDEVGQVEQMPKMEGRQMIMVLAPKKKK